A stretch of Metabacillus sp. FJAT-52054 DNA encodes these proteins:
- a CDS encoding response regulator transcription factor, which yields MVNVLIVNGPGLLRESIVYLIEKDSELNVIGSAENGMQAVDLCSALAPDVILIDIEMPECDGFEAAKRIKHQFPHMKVIFLANQTDKKSGFFALKSGADGYLLKNIKGSELILAIKCAANNMKIFHPNALDGMDIFMEHEWRDGSVPHPADNLTIREIELVKYIAQGKSNKEIANILFLSEGRIKNIVTGILKKSALQHRTQLAVYAIKKRYI from the coding sequence ATGGTAAATGTACTAATTGTTAATGGACCAGGGCTTTTAAGGGAAAGCATCGTATATCTGATTGAAAAAGACAGTGAACTGAATGTCATCGGAAGCGCCGAAAACGGAATGCAGGCTGTAGATTTATGCAGCGCCCTTGCTCCTGATGTCATATTAATAGATATAGAAATGCCTGAGTGCGATGGCTTTGAGGCTGCAAAACGGATTAAACATCAATTCCCTCATATGAAAGTTATCTTTCTAGCCAATCAAACAGATAAAAAGAGTGGTTTCTTTGCCCTTAAATCCGGTGCTGACGGCTACTTATTAAAAAATATAAAAGGTTCCGAGCTTATCCTCGCTATCAAATGTGCGGCAAATAATATGAAAATCTTTCATCCAAATGCACTTGATGGGATGGACATATTTATGGAACACGAGTGGAGGGACGGTTCTGTACCGCATCCAGCGGATAACCTGACGATAAGAGAAATTGAACTAGTCAAATACATAGCGCAAGGCAAAAGCAATAAGGAAATCGCCAATATCCTTTTTTTAAGCGAAGGCCGAATAAAAAACATCGTCACAGGAATCCTGAAAAAAAGCGCTTTGCAGCATAGAACCCAGCTTGCGGTGTATGCGATTAAGAAGCGGTATATATGA
- a CDS encoding DNA/RNA non-specific endonuclease has protein sequence MARKISNKKLSLLFLSLVLFFSTGNFFSTPAHAAGASHVVISEVYGGGGNSGAFYKNDYIELYNPTDSAVNLSGWSVQYASASGSFTNITNLTGSIGAHQYYLIKQASGTGGTANLPSPNATGTINLSASSGKVALAKVTSSVSGSRDLNVIDFIGYGSANDYEAASAGTTSATTSAERKNDNGGTANGLGNGWDTNNNSADITVTASLDPQSSTSSGTGSEPTVTEDDHLALGNPSGATTSTSNSTNYLMTKPQYDLSYNDSKRTPNWVSWHLDADDSGSTPRQDDFRADTSLPTGWYEVTASEFSGSGFDRGHMCPSADRTSSIADNSATFFMTNMIPQAPNNNQITWADLESYSRELAAAGNELYIISGGYGMGGTGSNGYRTTVGNGVVVPAQTWKVIVVLPKGDNDASRVSTATRVIAVVVPNDQTASSKPWSSYRVSVDSIETMTGFNFMSSVPTSVQDAIEAKVDNGPAN, from the coding sequence GTGGCCAGAAAAATTAGTAACAAGAAGCTCTCATTATTATTTTTGAGTTTAGTGCTTTTCTTTTCTACGGGGAACTTTTTTAGTACACCTGCACATGCTGCAGGGGCATCTCATGTTGTCATTAGTGAGGTTTATGGCGGAGGCGGAAACAGCGGTGCTTTCTATAAAAATGATTATATTGAACTCTACAATCCTACAGATAGTGCTGTTAATTTGTCAGGCTGGTCTGTTCAATATGCTTCTGCAAGCGGTTCATTCACAAACATAACGAATTTAACTGGAAGCATTGGTGCTCATCAGTACTATCTAATTAAACAAGCTAGCGGCACCGGCGGAACAGCTAATCTGCCATCTCCTAATGCAACTGGCACCATTAACTTAAGTGCAAGCAGCGGAAAAGTTGCGCTCGCGAAAGTGACTTCTTCCGTATCTGGTTCCAGAGATTTGAATGTGATCGATTTTATTGGCTATGGTTCTGCCAATGATTACGAAGCAGCTTCTGCAGGGACGACTTCAGCGACTACAAGTGCTGAACGTAAAAACGATAACGGCGGAACAGCTAACGGACTGGGCAATGGCTGGGACACGAACAATAATTCTGCTGATATTACAGTTACAGCGAGCCTGGACCCTCAAAGCTCAACTTCATCAGGAACTGGATCCGAGCCAACAGTTACAGAAGATGATCATTTGGCCCTTGGAAATCCAAGCGGTGCAACAACAAGTACATCCAATTCCACAAACTATTTAATGACAAAGCCTCAATATGATCTTTCTTACAATGATTCAAAACGTACGCCAAACTGGGTGAGCTGGCATTTGGATGCGGATGATAGCGGAAGCACTCCGCGTCAGGATGACTTCCGCGCGGATACGTCCCTTCCGACAGGCTGGTATGAAGTAACAGCAAGTGAATTCTCAGGATCAGGATTTGACAGAGGCCATATGTGTCCTTCCGCTGACCGTACCTCTTCAATTGCTGATAATTCAGCAACATTCTTCATGACAAATATGATTCCTCAAGCACCGAACAACAACCAGATTACATGGGCGGATCTAGAATCCTACAGCCGTGAACTTGCTGCTGCAGGCAACGAATTGTACATTATCTCTGGGGGCTATGGAATGGGAGGCACTGGTTCCAACGGATATAGAACGACAGTCGGAAATGGCGTTGTCGTACCTGCCCAAACATGGAAGGTCATCGTTGTCCTGCCTAAAGGCGACAATGATGCGAGCCGTGTATCCACTGCAACAAGAGTGATCGCAGTTGTCGTACCGAACGACCAGACAGCTTCCAGCAAACCATGGTCTTCCTACCGGGTAAGTGTTGACAGTATTGAAACGATGACGGGCTTCAATTTCATGTCTTCAGTGCCAACAAGCGTCCAAGACGCGATTGAGGCAAAAGTGGATAATGGGCCTGCGAATTAA
- a CDS encoding chitobiase/beta-hexosaminidase C-terminal domain-containing protein, translating into MKKQTWKIPFQFAMIFALVLSMLAPAAPVGKAAAALTVAEAIALNNIGTTGPAAEVEGYIVGTTASGPVYSPGPTFTVNTNIAIADSPAETDKAKIMPVALPIGTIRDTVNLVNNPSNLGKKIRVTGTLKAYFSVPGMNPVTALQFVAPANQTSPVTASLPSGGVLAGTEISLNTADAGAAIYYTTDGSAPTASSALYTAPIKVDSDTAIKAIAVAAGKDASQEASFTYAVPAVKDIADVKVLAKGTTAAIIGTVTAIFSSGGMNNVYIQDGTAGIIVRGSALDSKVKIGDKMKAAGKMNDYYGMAQLEVSGNSALEMVQANAGVPDPQTVVSTDLKEETEGELVTIKDVTVGTKDTSGNFPATDAAGTAKLKPMDSSLLEAGKTYDSITGVVNYDFNEYKIVPRDASDIIEDSSKVQAVTANPAAGYVKTGTEITLSTTTKDAEIHYTEDGSEPTASSKKYTGPLSITKDSVIKAVAIKAGMTDSEAAAFDYEILDGPIQIHHIQGASHTSPLDGKNVVDVQGVVTHVVDNNNFFMQDPNPDADVKTSEGILVYKSNHGMIQGDLVKVSGQVKEYHLEGYAEKAATDAPVTEISASAIIKVSAGAELPAPVVIGKDRIAPQQIIDNDGMKEFDPEQDGLDFYESLEGMRVGVEDAKLVAPQSYGELVVVPGTVATNTANGGLRATKEDSNPERIFIDINDEKYVAKSGDSFKGLITGVVSYSFSNYKVLTNKTSLPNLVEGTTKREVVSFEKIEDQLTVASYNVENFSAKDADEKVTKVANAVVENLKQPDVIGLTEMQDNDGPADSGQTASNESAQKLIDKIKALGGPEYTYVDIAPENNKDGGQPGGNIRVAFLYNKDRVSLAAGTKGTSTQAVGFENGSLTVNPGRIDPTNEAFTNSRKPLAAQFEFQGKKVILVANHFNSKGGDQPLFGKNQPPVLGSEVQRHKIAGILNSFVKEVKAKDPNANLILLGDFNDFEFSKTFEILKGSEMSNMVEKISEEKRFSYVYQGNSQVLDHILVSNNLADSTKAEIVHINSSFMEQHGRASDHDPLMIQTQLKGKPIYSKIYKLKGFKTKKLTIEAANSYVEMDASSVIENGIVLKAKAAIKGEGLKNTKVTLLPSANETAFDFMGSEIKEAVIGNQHVSAVYGAEKVTQWTAAEGIDLTKVKFYHSNGTILPAPSVK; encoded by the coding sequence TTGAAAAAGCAAACCTGGAAAATTCCTTTTCAATTCGCAATGATCTTTGCCCTGGTGCTGTCTATGCTGGCACCAGCGGCACCTGTAGGAAAAGCTGCTGCTGCATTGACGGTTGCTGAGGCGATTGCTTTGAATAACATTGGCACTACCGGACCGGCAGCTGAGGTAGAGGGTTACATTGTTGGTACTACAGCAAGCGGACCGGTGTATTCCCCTGGACCAACCTTTACAGTTAACACAAATATAGCTATAGCAGATTCACCTGCTGAAACTGATAAGGCGAAAATTATGCCGGTTGCATTGCCTATAGGAACAATTAGAGATACCGTTAACCTGGTGAATAATCCAAGTAACTTAGGTAAGAAAATCCGTGTAACAGGAACTTTGAAGGCTTATTTTTCTGTGCCTGGTATGAACCCTGTTACAGCCCTTCAATTTGTTGCACCAGCAAACCAAACATCACCAGTTACGGCAAGCCTCCCTTCAGGTGGAGTTTTAGCAGGAACAGAAATCAGCCTGAACACGGCTGATGCAGGGGCTGCCATCTATTACACAACAGATGGTTCTGCACCGACAGCATCAAGCGCACTATATACAGCTCCAATTAAAGTAGATTCGGATACTGCAATTAAAGCAATCGCGGTTGCTGCAGGAAAAGATGCGAGTCAGGAAGCTTCCTTCACATACGCGGTTCCTGCTGTTAAAGATATTGCAGATGTAAAAGTCCTGGCGAAAGGAACGACTGCTGCCATTATTGGAACGGTAACAGCCATTTTCTCATCAGGCGGTATGAACAATGTGTATATTCAAGACGGTACGGCAGGAATCATTGTCCGCGGATCGGCTCTTGATTCAAAAGTGAAAATTGGCGACAAAATGAAAGCTGCTGGAAAGATGAACGATTATTACGGTATGGCTCAGCTTGAAGTATCCGGCAATTCAGCACTTGAGATGGTACAGGCTAACGCAGGTGTACCAGATCCTCAAACGGTTGTATCGACTGACCTGAAAGAGGAGACAGAGGGTGAACTCGTTACAATCAAGGATGTAACAGTGGGAACGAAAGATACAAGCGGAAACTTTCCAGCAACAGATGCAGCTGGCACAGCGAAGCTAAAGCCAATGGATTCCTCTCTGCTGGAAGCGGGCAAAACGTACGATTCCATTACAGGTGTAGTGAACTACGATTTTAACGAATACAAAATCGTACCAAGAGATGCGTCTGATATAATTGAAGACTCATCCAAGGTTCAAGCCGTAACAGCTAATCCAGCTGCAGGCTATGTGAAAACAGGAACGGAAATCACTTTAAGCACGACAACGAAAGATGCTGAGATTCATTACACGGAAGACGGAAGCGAGCCGACCGCTTCAAGCAAAAAATATACAGGTCCTCTGTCCATTACGAAAGACAGCGTCATTAAAGCTGTGGCCATCAAAGCTGGAATGACAGACAGTGAAGCAGCAGCATTTGACTATGAAATCCTAGATGGCCCGATTCAAATTCATCATATCCAGGGAGCAAGCCACACTTCCCCGCTTGATGGCAAAAATGTCGTGGACGTTCAGGGTGTCGTAACACACGTTGTAGACAATAACAATTTCTTCATGCAGGATCCGAATCCTGATGCGGATGTAAAAACATCTGAAGGAATCCTTGTATACAAATCCAATCATGGAATGATTCAAGGTGATCTTGTAAAAGTAAGCGGTCAGGTTAAGGAATATCATTTAGAAGGATATGCTGAAAAAGCGGCAACGGATGCCCCTGTTACGGAAATCAGCGCTTCTGCTATAATAAAAGTTTCTGCAGGAGCCGAACTGCCTGCACCTGTTGTAATCGGGAAAGACCGCATTGCACCCCAACAGATTATTGATAACGATGGAATGAAAGAGTTTGATCCTGAGCAGGACGGATTGGACTTCTATGAGAGCCTTGAAGGAATGCGCGTTGGGGTTGAAGACGCGAAGCTTGTTGCTCCTCAAAGCTACGGCGAACTCGTTGTTGTACCTGGAACGGTTGCAACCAATACCGCTAACGGCGGACTGCGTGCAACGAAAGAAGACTCTAATCCGGAGCGTATTTTCATCGACATCAATGATGAAAAGTATGTAGCGAAATCAGGTGACTCTTTTAAAGGGTTAATCACAGGTGTCGTAAGCTACAGCTTCAGCAACTACAAAGTATTGACGAATAAAACAAGCCTTCCTAATTTAGTGGAAGGAACGACAAAAAGAGAAGTCGTTTCATTTGAGAAAATTGAAGACCAATTAACCGTTGCTTCCTATAACGTGGAGAACTTCTCTGCCAAGGATGCAGACGAAAAAGTAACGAAAGTGGCAAATGCCGTTGTTGAAAATCTAAAGCAGCCGGATGTTATCGGATTGACGGAAATGCAGGATAATGACGGACCAGCTGACAGCGGACAAACCGCTTCAAACGAAAGTGCCCAGAAGCTGATTGACAAAATCAAGGCGCTTGGCGGTCCGGAATATACGTACGTTGATATTGCACCTGAAAATAATAAAGACGGCGGTCAGCCTGGCGGAAATATCCGTGTAGCCTTCCTTTATAATAAAGACCGGGTATCCCTGGCGGCAGGAACAAAAGGAACATCCACGCAGGCTGTTGGATTCGAAAATGGAAGTCTTACCGTTAACCCCGGCCGGATCGATCCAACAAACGAAGCTTTTACAAACAGCCGTAAACCGCTGGCAGCACAGTTTGAATTCCAAGGCAAAAAAGTCATTCTTGTTGCCAACCACTTCAACTCCAAAGGCGGAGACCAGCCGCTATTCGGTAAAAATCAGCCTCCTGTCCTTGGAAGTGAAGTGCAGCGCCATAAAATTGCAGGAATTCTTAACAGTTTCGTCAAGGAAGTAAAAGCAAAGGATCCAAATGCAAACCTGATTCTATTAGGAGACTTCAACGATTTCGAGTTTTCAAAAACTTTTGAAATTCTGAAGGGATCTGAAATGAGCAACATGGTAGAGAAGATTTCTGAAGAAAAGAGATTCTCCTATGTATACCAAGGAAACTCGCAAGTACTTGATCACATCCTTGTTTCAAACAATCTGGCAGACTCTACTAAAGCGGAAATCGTGCATATCAACTCTTCTTTCATGGAACAGCATGGAAGAGCAAGTGACCATGACCCTTTGATGATCCAGACACAATTAAAAGGGAAACCTATTTACTCAAAAATTTACAAGCTTAAAGGCTTTAAAACGAAAAAGCTTACAATCGAGGCAGCTAATTCGTATGTAGAAATGGATGCATCATCTGTTATCGAAAATGGAATTGTGCTAAAGGCAAAAGCCGCTATTAAAGGAGAGGGCCTGAAGAATACAAAGGTTACTCTGCTGCCATCAGCTAATGAAACGGCATTTGACTTTATGGGCTCTGAGATAAAAGAAGCAGTTATCGGCAATCAGCATGTCTCTGCCGTATATGGTGCCGAAAAAGTTACACAATGGACGGCAGCTGAAGGGATTGATCTTACTAAAGTTAAATTCTATCATTCAAATGGAACGATTCTTCCAGCACCTTCTGTGAAGTAA